A portion of the Juglans microcarpa x Juglans regia isolate MS1-56 chromosome 1D, Jm3101_v1.0, whole genome shotgun sequence genome contains these proteins:
- the LOC121253380 gene encoding DNA-3-methyladenine glycosylase 1-like, with amino-acid sequence MKLRGRELRNLTAAGSRTQIPLAKTLTSDQPLSVAMGKQKRSKILSSSSQLRQSQTSPEPTSVDIFENISSSSKIPFRPRKVRKLSSNSRIPPQPPVVDPDSSKPSKANPSQLPILLPITVKSLSFEGEIDAALNHLRKADPLLMIPIDSYQPPAFDSPGPPFLTLAKSILYQQLAANAAKSIYYRFVSLCGGEAEVVPETVLGLNPNQLREVGVSGRKASYLHDLADKFKSGLLSDSSILEMDDESLLTKLTLVKGIGAWSVHMFMIFSLQRPDVLPVGDLGVRKGVQLLYGLKELPRPLDMEQICEKWKPYRSVGSWYMWRCMEAKGAKATSKVAATATVNATPPE; translated from the coding sequence ATGAAACTTCGGGGTAGAGAACTTAGAAACCTGACCGCCGCAGGGAGTCGGACCCAGATTCCCCTTGCTAAAACCCTAACTAGCGATCAGCCTCTCTCTGTCGCAATGGGTAAGCAAAAGCGAAGCAAAATCCTTTCAAGTTCTTCTCAGCTTCGCCAATCTCAAACTTCCCCTGAACCCACCTCCGTTGACATTTTCGAAAACATTTCATCCTCCTCCAAAATCCCATTTCGACCCAGAAAAGTGAGAAAACTATCGTCCAATTCCAGAATACCCCCGCAGCCACCGGTCGTCGATCCGGACTCCTCCAAACCCAGCAAAgcaaacccatctcaactcccTATCCTCTTGCCCATAACCGTGAAGTCATTGTCGTTTGAAGGCGAAATTGATGCTGCTCTTAACCATTTGCGCAAAGCCGATCCACTCCTTATGATCCCAATCGATTCGTATCAGCCTCCGGCTTTTGATTCTCCCGGACCTCCATTCTTGACCCTGGCCAAAAGCATTCTATACCAGCAACTCGCGGCCAACGCCGCCAAATCAATCTACTACCGCTTCGTCTCGCTTTGTGGTGGCGAGGCGGAGGTTGTCCCCGAAACCGTCCTCGGTCTCAACCCTAATCAGCTCCGAGAAGTCGGAGTCTCCGGGCGGAAAGCGAGCTACCTCCACGACTTAGCGGACAAGTTCAAGAGTGGGCTTTTATCGGATTCCTCGATTCTCGAAATGGACGACGAGTCCCTGCTAACGAAGCTCACCTTGGTTAAGGGAATAGGGGCTTGGTCAGTGCACATGTTCATGATATTCTCGCTGCAGAGGCCGGATGTTCTACCGGTCGGCGATCTCGGCGTGAGGAAAGGCGTGCAGCTTTTGTATGGGCTAAAGGAATTGCCCCGGCCTCTGGACATGGAGCAGATTTGTGAGAAGTGGAAGCCTTATAGGTCTGTTGGCTCGTGGTATATGTGGAGGTGTATGGAAGCCAAAGGAGCAAAAGCTACGTCTAAGGTGGCAGCAACGGCAACGGTGAATGCTACTCCACCGGAGTAG
- the LOC121267107 gene encoding zinc-finger homeodomain protein 6, which yields MELRGQDKEIGMPSTLSYNPSHRESTNKLSSPIVAPAVGERRRDQTVHGNTIVNPVQELDHHPVYHHPPPPPPQQSDPHPQQDAHKTRRDPDPNPDPVPALAATGAISTPTSTGASTLKSPLPQPPRSTSTIRAAPKVRYRECLKNHVASTGGHVVDGCGEFMSSGKEGTPEALKCAACECHRNFHRKEVEGDSKYVSNCYYPNPSINNGQREMVPSQHHPPLLPPSAHVYHHQKFPHVLSTAPLTGATAPMMMAFGGGGGAPAESSSEDLNMFRSNVGMQTSVQAPQSKRRFRTKFTQEQKDKMMEFAEKLGWKIQKHDDQEVQQFCSEVGVKRQVFKVWMHNNKQAMKKKQM from the coding sequence ATGGAACTGAGAGGCCAAGATAAAGAAATAGGGATGCCGAGCACCTTGAGCTATAATCCATCCCACAGAGAGTCAACCAACAAGCTGTCTTCTCCAATTGTAGCTCCAGCTGTGGGAGAAAGACGAAGGGATCAAACTGTTCATGGTAACACGATCGTTAACCCAGTTCAAGAACTAGATCATCATCCTGTTTatcatcatcctcctcctcctcctcctcaacaGTCAGATCCACATCCACAACAGGATGCACACAAAACCAGAAGAGATCCAGACCCAAATCCAGATCCAGTCCCAGCTCTTGCAGCCACAGGTGCAATAAGCACACCAACCAGTACTGGCGCATCAACATTAAAATCACCACTCCCACAACCACCACGAAGCACCTCTACCATTAGGGCTGCACCAAAGGTGAGATATAGAGAATGTTTGAAGAACCACGTGGCCAGCACGGGCGGGCACGTTGTGGATGGCTGCGGAGAATTCATGTCAAGCGGGAAGGAAGGCACCCCGGAGGCCTTAAAGTGTGCAGCTTGTGAATGCCACCGGAATTTCCATCGGAAAGAAGTCGAGGGTGATTCTAAATATGTTTCCAATTGTTACTACCCGAACCCCAGCATAAACAATGGCCAAAGAGAAATGGTGCCTTCTCAACATCATCCTCCACTCCTTCCTCCCTCGGCTCATGTATATCATCATCAGAAATTCCCGCATGTTCTATCCACAGCTCCTTTGACCGGAGCCACCGCGCCGATGATGATGGCCTTTGGAGGCGGCGGTGGAGCGCCAGCCGAGTCTTCGAGCGAAGATCTCAATATGTTTCGGTCTAATGTTGGTATGCAAACTTCAGTACAAGCGCCGCAATCCAAAAGGAGGTTTCGGACAAAATTTACTCAGGAACAGAAAGATAAGATGATGGAATTTGCTGAGAAGTTGGGGTGGAAGATCCAGAAACATGACGACCAAGAAGTCCAGCAGTTCTGTTCCGAAGTGGGTGTAAAGAGGCAAGTTTTCAAGGTATGGATGCACAACAATAAACAAGCCATGAAGAAGAAGCAAATGTAA